In Desulfatirhabdium butyrativorans DSM 18734, the DNA window TTCTGTAGAACAAAAGCTGTAGGTCATGGAAGCAATATGGCAAGATCTTTCTGGAGAAGAATCGTCAGTTCAATCCCCTTCCTGGCATCAAGAGGTATTGCGCGAGACCGAGCAAAGATGCAAAGCTGGAAAAGAAGCTGTTTATGATTGGGCTGATGCCAAAAGGGAACTAAGGAAACGATTTGAATGAGATTAAAGATTCTTTTCTCTGCAATGACTGATCTATACGAAGCAAGGTTATTCTATGAAAGACAAGGTGAAGGATTGGGGACTATTTCTTTGATTCAATATTTTCTGACATTGATTCATTAGCGCTTTACGGCGGAATACATCCAACGTTTTATGGATACCACAGGATGCTTTCTAAGAGATTTCCGTATGCCGCATATTATACCGTTCAAGAAAAAGAGATTATCGTCGTTCACAGGGTGTTGGATTTGCGTCAGCA includes these proteins:
- a CDS encoding addiction module protein — its product is MEAIWQDLSGEESSVQSPSWHQEVLRETEQRCKAGKEAVYDWADAKRELRKRFE